In the genome of Borreliella burgdorferi B31, one region contains:
- a CDS encoding DUF1463 domain-containing protein, with the protein MQFYDLREVYFSIGGTQLHSGKLELTSEPTTRAVISSEDKGMPVISLRDPKTITYVFNIEVTLGSHDYILLTELSDEQFYNMDVRKEDKMLDLAFNDRIATKIISNYAIFTEEPSRSYSAEAEKVSFEIRAINCQKSKPNNT; encoded by the coding sequence ATGCAATTTTATGATTTAAGAGAAGTTTATTTTTCAATTGGTGGTACGCAGTTACATAGTGGCAAGCTAGAGCTTACAAGCGAACCTACAACAAGAGCAGTGATTAGTAGTGAAGATAAAGGTATGCCTGTAATAAGCTTAAGAGATCCCAAAACAATAACTTATGTTTTCAATATTGAAGTGACACTAGGTAGTCATGACTACATTTTGTTAACTGAACTTTCTGATGAACAGTTTTACAATATGGACGTGAGAAAAGAGGATAAAATGCTTGATTTAGCATTCAATGATAGAATTGCTACCAAAATTATTTCTAACTATGCAATTTTTACTGAAGAGCCTTCAAGAAGTTATTCTGCTGAGGCCGAAAAAGTATCTTTTGAAATTAGGGCTATTAATTGCCAAAAATCTAAACCAAACAACACTTAA
- a CDS encoding DUF1473 family protein, which translates to MIMRYKMKILTKNKTYEYPLRVLPVYEWDKVLGFNQSDAVLKLNEVKYLREITSLMISPKFLDEFYVILDQNREFISYYKDYLVAIIYTAQFNTFHLDNDLKKPALVYLSEYENNVGDFVAFDYINENFDYEKVATSLSSITSNSNELVAK; encoded by the coding sequence ATGATAATGAGATATAAAATGAAAATTTTAACTAAAAATAAAACTTATGAATATCCGCTGAGAGTACTTCCGGTCTATGAATGGGATAAAGTGCTAGGATTTAATCAAAGTGACGCTGTTTTAAAGCTTAATGAGGTTAAATACTTAAGAGAAATCACAAGCTTAATGATAAGTCCAAAATTTTTAGACGAATTCTATGTGATTTTGGATCAAAATAGAGAATTTATTTCTTATTATAAGGACTATCTTGTTGCAATAATTTACACTGCACAATTTAATACTTTTCATTTAGACAATGATCTAAAAAAGCCCGCTTTAGTATATTTGAGTGAGTATGAAAATAATGTTGGTGATTTTGTTGCTTTTGACTATATTAATGAAAATTTTGATTATGAAAAAGTAGCCACTTCGCTTTCATCAATTACATCAAATTCCAATGAGCTGGTTGCTAAATGA
- a CDS encoding DUF1322 family protein: MSKRNRDIDKAIASLDETRKKYFNLLDEIKNDKYFFPVIMNICSYYSVKKLPYDELLEVNRLAEIKLEKELYELILSK, from the coding sequence ATGAGCAAAAGAAATAGAGATATTGATAAAGCTATTGCAAGTCTTGATGAGACTAGAAAAAAATATTTTAACTTGCTTGACGAGATTAAGAACGATAAATACTTTTTCCCAGTAATTATGAATATTTGCTCATACTACTCGGTTAAAAAATTGCCTTATGACGAGCTTTTAGAAGTCAATAGACTTGCTGAGATTAAATTAGAAAAAGAATTGTATGAATTAATTTTAAGCAAGTGA
- a CDS encoding DUF759 family protein, whose translation MSDKFTIKFKGILDHAATKKAIEQDISKMEKYLKPKKSSLGSTKDIVKNNLSDKKKELSRQSKFESLRERVEKYRLTQTKKLIKQGMGFEKARKEAFRRSLMSDRDKRHLEYKELAKESKAKSKMLAASQGKGLVAKIAIGSALRNIISNAMSKVGGGLLGFAKKAVEEDTKTKRTKLLNSAFFTDNERNMIMGNKDKNTKGILDGMKGFERDLEKEEFLNQASVFKGTLRDLDMLNETNLKNAVEFAAMLKSSGAMSSEDAVKAVNSVLGGDGSELFDLLKKSGVGDKYIEDAKMAWQSGAQVDLDSRITKMMEMFKDFKSFGLTKKVNNAESIQSNLASAEQTLQNLTTTVLDPILGLVNKITKYFEGFKFETHIINPIIDGIKSIFNLNYFFAKLKSMLPGWMGGDEGAALKKLQEEVQNQDNANNTP comes from the coding sequence GTGAGCGACAAATTCACCATTAAATTTAAAGGTATTCTTGATCATGCTGCAACAAAAAAGGCCATTGAACAAGATATTTCTAAAATGGAAAAATATCTTAAACCTAAAAAATCTAGTTTGGGTAGCACTAAAGATATTGTAAAAAATAATTTGTCGGACAAGAAAAAAGAACTTAGTAGACAATCTAAATTTGAAAGCTTAAGAGAGCGTGTTGAGAAATATAGACTTACACAAACTAAAAAACTTATAAAACAGGGCATGGGATTTGAGAAAGCTAGAAAAGAGGCTTTCAGAAGATCTTTAATGTCTGATAGAGACAAAAGGCATCTTGAGTATAAAGAACTTGCAAAAGAATCAAAAGCAAAAAGTAAAATGTTAGCGGCCTCTCAAGGAAAAGGACTTGTTGCCAAAATTGCAATAGGTAGTGCCCTAAGGAATATCATTAGCAACGCTATGAGTAAAGTTGGAGGAGGCCTTTTAGGTTTTGCTAAAAAAGCAGTTGAAGAAGACACCAAAACAAAAAGAACAAAACTTCTCAATAGTGCATTTTTTACAGATAACGAACGAAATATGATTATGGGAAATAAAGACAAGAATACTAAGGGAATTCTTGACGGAATGAAGGGATTTGAGCGCGACTTAGAAAAAGAAGAATTCTTAAATCAAGCAAGTGTCTTTAAGGGTACTTTAAGGGACTTAGATATGTTAAATGAAACTAATTTGAAAAACGCAGTAGAATTTGCAGCTATGCTTAAATCCAGTGGTGCTATGAGCAGCGAAGATGCAGTAAAGGCTGTTAATAGTGTTCTTGGGGGTGATGGAAGTGAGCTTTTTGATCTATTAAAGAAGTCAGGTGTTGGAGACAAATATATAGAAGATGCCAAAATGGCCTGGCAAAGCGGGGCTCAAGTAGATCTAGATTCCAGAATTACCAAGATGATGGAAATGTTCAAGGATTTTAAATCTTTCGGCCTTACAAAAAAAGTCAATAATGCTGAAAGTATTCAAAGTAATTTGGCTTCAGCTGAGCAAACTCTTCAAAACTTAACCACCACTGTCTTAGACCCAATACTTGGCCTCGTTAATAAGATAACTAAATACTTTGAAGGCTTTAAGTTTGAAACACACATTATTAATCCCATAATTGATGGCATTAAAAGTATTTTTAATCTTAATTATTTCTTTGCAAAATTAAAATCGATGCTACCTGGATGGATGGGCGGAGATGAGGGTGCGGCTCTAAAAAAACTACAAGAAGAAGTTCAAAATCAAGACAATGCTAACAACACTCCATAA
- a CDS encoding DUF792 family protein, translating into MDINNKNTNNKTMLPQEISQIIRDVITQIFALFGADNFLVLFPRMDLKGFGYVPQLFFIKPKTELITRTYNTSCSKRPVINYYDRKAEYVSYNPVMTGEHISLNGGILTSLYKDMLSLLKMTVFGNTMLRFDAHLVKEQLANRIQAQVPFSIYSPTFGLKELAVITSLSFKDTPFIDEVEVSLSIEIVKTFALEKYKG; encoded by the coding sequence ATGGATATTAACAATAAAAATACTAACAATAAAACAATGTTACCCCAGGAGATTTCTCAAATAATAAGAGATGTAATAACCCAAATATTTGCTCTTTTTGGAGCAGATAATTTTTTAGTGTTATTTCCTAGAATGGATCTAAAAGGTTTTGGATATGTTCCTCAATTGTTTTTTATAAAACCAAAAACCGAACTCATAACACGCACTTACAATACTAGTTGTTCTAAAAGACCGGTCATCAATTATTATGATAGAAAAGCGGAATATGTCAGCTACAATCCGGTAATGACTGGTGAACATATATCATTAAACGGTGGAATACTAACATCCTTATATAAGGATATGCTTTCTTTACTCAAAATGACTGTTTTTGGCAATACTATGCTACGCTTTGACGCTCATCTTGTAAAAGAACAACTAGCCAATAGAATACAAGCACAAGTCCCTTTTAGTATATATAGTCCAACTTTTGGCCTTAAAGAATTAGCTGTAATTACAAGTCTTTCGTTTAAGGACACTCCTTTCATTGACGAAGTTGAGGTTAGTTTATCAATAGAAATAGTAAAAACATTTGCATTGGAAAAATATAAAGGATAA
- a CDS encoding DUF693 family protein has protein sequence MLLLQYDFKIEFYNVDTSKKSPDGIPFAEEIPKIIINTQDGIHIDISISNVYSNIHTISSKQAKVVLWNLPLDFTDDIKFGDIVKIYYKKFAHEKNFDFIMAGTLGPPMSTDYPGGDFSVDLDVRLLTKSNFFNRKLAGKEGKNFKGKTVQEAIESVFPNRNILNMDEKDCLKIIDKDIYATTPKEFIDKIKGTYVHNVIADIGTGLRGYECYLIFTNYIKKGENVHYEALEDYGLEFIPQQEITLGTTLKKNLIFWNAKTFFTHKLNVGDKVSFIDGLGKMIKTTIKETSARLSNTGECSLILKLDDDSNTKRKK, from the coding sequence ATGCTGTTACTACAATATGATTTTAAAATTGAGTTCTACAATGTAGATACATCAAAAAAATCACCTGATGGAATTCCTTTCGCCGAAGAAATTCCTAAAATTATCATCAATACACAAGATGGAATTCATATTGATATTTCAATATCCAACGTGTATTCAAATATTCATACTATAAGTTCCAAACAAGCAAAAGTCGTACTTTGGAATCTTCCCTTAGACTTCACCGACGACATTAAATTTGGAGATATAGTAAAAATATATTATAAGAAATTTGCTCATGAAAAAAATTTTGATTTCATAATGGCAGGAACTTTAGGACCTCCTATGAGTACTGATTATCCGGGTGGGGATTTTAGTGTAGATCTTGATGTTCGTTTATTAACTAAAAGCAACTTCTTCAATCGTAAGTTGGCAGGCAAAGAAGGCAAAAACTTTAAAGGCAAAACGGTGCAGGAGGCAATAGAATCTGTATTTCCCAATCGCAATATCCTTAATATGGATGAAAAAGATTGTCTTAAAATTATTGACAAAGATATTTATGCCACAACACCAAAAGAGTTTATTGACAAAATAAAAGGAACATATGTTCATAACGTAATAGCCGATATTGGTACTGGGTTACGGGGATATGAATGCTATCTGATATTTACTAATTATATAAAAAAGGGGGAAAATGTCCACTACGAGGCATTAGAAGACTATGGACTTGAATTTATACCACAACAAGAAATTACTTTGGGCACAACACTCAAAAAAAATCTTATATTTTGGAACGCAAAAACATTTTTCACACATAAGTTAAATGTTGGAGATAAAGTCTCATTTATTGATGGACTAGGGAAAATGATAAAAACCACTATAAAAGAAACAAGTGCAAGGCTTAGCAATACAGGAGAGTGTTCATTAATATTAAAGTTAGACGATGATTCTAATACAAAACGTAAAAAATAA
- a CDS encoding DUF777 family protein: MNEDYEIYRMNQRLYGQALAQEDLKNWIYSNIFIIKIGTVKEFKHQTQEAIVTIPEFEDLEIHTKNISNISLELSKGDCVLLLQSSINIFDKNNDIHFDKHHFYILSAISPKTLNLISDTVKIKANNNIEIANQTTSLKTILKNIVSAIEGIKVVPAQGGPVIESVSLKIATTKINSDINSLFK, encoded by the coding sequence ATGAATGAAGACTATGAAATTTACAGAATGAATCAACGCCTTTATGGCCAGGCATTGGCTCAAGAAGACCTTAAAAATTGGATTTATTCAAACATTTTTATAATTAAAATTGGCACTGTAAAGGAGTTTAAACATCAAACTCAAGAAGCTATTGTTACAATACCCGAATTTGAAGATTTAGAAATTCACACAAAAAATATCTCTAATATCAGTTTAGAACTATCAAAAGGTGATTGCGTTTTACTACTTCAATCAAGCATTAATATTTTTGATAAAAATAACGACATTCACTTTGACAAACATCATTTTTATATACTTAGTGCAATTAGCCCAAAGACTTTAAATCTAATCTCTGATACTGTTAAAATTAAAGCAAACAATAACATTGAAATAGCTAACCAAACAACTAGCTTAAAAACAATTCTCAAAAATATTGTAAGTGCTATTGAGGGTATAAAAGTCGTACCCGCACAAGGAGGCCCAGTAATTGAATCAGTCAGTCTAAAAATAGCAACCACTAAAATTAATTCTGATATTAATAGCTTGTTTAAGTAA
- a CDS encoding DUF2634 domain-containing protein: MDLRLGNNFELVFNNDLSLVDGIDEQKQRFLIFLKTLRGSLSYAPHWGLDYFLLLKLLKINNLHAVKNYFHEISKELNLDLINISTTIQDNKAHISFFFSGDVLNMEFNL, encoded by the coding sequence ATGGATTTAAGATTAGGCAATAATTTTGAATTGGTATTTAATAACGATTTATCACTTGTTGATGGAATTGATGAACAAAAACAAAGATTTTTGATATTTTTAAAAACCTTAAGGGGTAGTTTAAGCTATGCTCCTCATTGGGGACTGGACTATTTCTTGCTTTTAAAACTGTTAAAAATTAACAATCTTCACGCTGTAAAAAATTATTTTCACGAAATATCTAAAGAACTTAACTTAGATTTAATAAATATTTCAACTACTATACAAGACAACAAAGCACACATATCCTTTTTTTTCTCAGGCGATGTTTTGAATATGGAGTTTAATTTATGA
- a CDS encoding DUF276 domain-containing protein → MSIVFDSDFGILKRTIKDIVRSKREYLRVNYGINIDDNQSSIYNIIASSLALIEEEIINELNLFFSKMKPGGTYWAAIEEHISSKSTTYSAVRTALLNLDGVEYTNIKSAAGKANIYLILKETLLDDSKSNINSPEFKAKLWETLYLTTPSGTLLEGDIEIDGLNSTGQRKSYKISLGKRKYVYMKVKYKLDLKNYLYLNIDSQIRDIYSRIISNNYSDMGISFEYQDFFAPVNEVKGIKFMEISACIKDTDTESITKIGDSDFKKNQDIAINDDTMLLFNMTDRLLIDIG, encoded by the coding sequence ATGAGTATAGTTTTTGATTCTGATTTTGGCATTTTAAAACGTACAATTAAGGATATTGTAAGATCGAAAAGAGAATATTTGCGTGTAAATTATGGGATTAATATTGATGATAACCAAAGCTCAATTTATAACATTATTGCGTCTTCTTTAGCATTAATTGAAGAAGAAATAATTAATGAGCTTAATCTCTTTTTTTCTAAAATGAAACCGGGTGGCACTTATTGGGCTGCTATTGAAGAACACATTTCTTCTAAAAGCACAACTTACAGCGCGGTTCGCACGGCTTTACTTAATCTTGATGGGGTTGAGTACACTAATATTAAAAGTGCAGCTGGTAAAGCCAACATATATCTAATTTTAAAGGAAACTTTACTAGACGATAGTAAATCTAACATTAATAGTCCTGAATTTAAAGCAAAACTTTGGGAAACATTATATCTAACAACTCCTAGTGGGACTTTACTTGAGGGAGACATCGAAATTGATGGCCTCAATTCAACTGGACAACGGAAATCCTATAAAATATCGCTAGGGAAAAGAAAATATGTTTATATGAAAGTAAAGTATAAACTTGACCTTAAAAACTACCTCTACTTAAATATTGACTCTCAAATTAGGGATATATATTCTAGGATTATTTCAAATAACTATTCTGATATGGGAATTAGCTTTGAATATCAAGACTTTTTTGCTCCAGTTAATGAAGTTAAAGGAATTAAGTTTATGGAAATAAGTGCTTGTATTAAAGATACAGACACTGAGAGTATTACAAAAATTGGTGATAGCGATTTTAAAAAAAATCAAGATATTGCCATTAATGATGACACAATGCTACTTTTCAATATGACAGATAGATTGCTTATTGATATTGGATAG
- a CDS encoding DUF735 family protein, producing MKIPNLFKNTEIHKFIRTETEYAQALLNELKSLNSNFISINVIENIKSRYIAIWISQVLSIFYAKTQTLQSITSNINSVIFALRHIGTDESFRLIFKTFLNVDIEVTTPEAGVIDISLKGVIKTNFTTFISPSTKKGKRLKKIILREKKPGYAASKKALVFNSLPKGYDHSIYAFIKRIIPIGRVLKINNTDGNNIITFNN from the coding sequence ATGAAAATACCCAATCTTTTCAAAAACACCGAAATTCATAAATTTATACGTACAGAAACAGAATATGCACAAGCATTGCTTAATGAACTTAAGTCCCTTAATTCCAACTTCATATCCATTAATGTAATAGAAAATATAAAATCAAGATATATTGCAATATGGATATCTCAAGTTTTATCTATCTTTTATGCAAAAACTCAAACTTTACAAAGTATTACAAGCAATATTAATAGTGTTATTTTTGCTTTACGTCATATTGGCACTGACGAGTCATTTAGACTGATTTTCAAGACCTTTTTAAATGTAGACATTGAAGTTACTACTCCTGAAGCTGGGGTTATTGATATCTCTTTAAAAGGGGTAATAAAAACAAACTTTACTACATTTATTTCGCCTAGCACTAAGAAAGGAAAACGACTAAAAAAGATAATTCTTAGAGAAAAGAAGCCGGGATACGCTGCATCTAAAAAAGCTTTAGTATTTAACTCACTTCCTAAAGGCTATGATCATTCAATTTATGCTTTTATTAAGAGAATTATTCCTATTGGTAGAGTTCTCAAAATTAATAATACAGATGGTAACAATATTATTACTTTCAATAACTAA
- a CDS encoding DUF685 domain-containing protein, which yields MADDQEKLLIDEEETVQIKDLNKVTTVNNTDLLLLDDGAASSNAITFKNFLKTVNHQTFKGEELGYFKEIIKSTIATELAADKDFIKSIYDLIVDKLIENESSKLSNLFSKIKSRLTDSISSATLSRSDDLLIMPSSDTIQKTPVPKHILGVPSNFTYGSITRSTTLYPSDYENKAISINMEDNDDVTLIFYKNYDNDPIYLDIEIQVKINDNRMQKKSLKLMYSDEITYNWVYEITGPRGLFTRTPIYNGWYIQKRASLYGDSVPDLLKL from the coding sequence ATGGCTGATGATCAAGAAAAATTACTGATTGATGAAGAAGAAACGGTTCAAATTAAAGATTTAAATAAGGTTACGACCGTTAACAATACTGATCTTTTACTGCTTGATGATGGAGCTGCAAGCAGCAATGCTATCACCTTTAAAAACTTCTTAAAAACCGTTAATCACCAAACATTTAAAGGCGAAGAGCTAGGCTATTTTAAAGAGATAATTAAATCTACAATCGCTACTGAACTTGCAGCTGATAAAGATTTTATAAAAAGCATTTACGATTTAATCGTTGACAAGCTAATTGAGAATGAATCTAGTAAACTTTCAAATCTTTTTAGTAAAATCAAATCGCGCCTTACAGATAGCATATCATCAGCCACTTTATCTAGAAGTGATGATCTTTTGATAATGCCTTCATCAGATACTATTCAAAAAACACCCGTTCCTAAACATATACTTGGAGTACCATCAAATTTTACTTATGGCAGCATAACTAGAAGTACTACACTTTATCCTTCTGACTATGAGAATAAAGCGATATCTATTAATATGGAAGACAATGATGATGTAACTCTTATTTTTTACAAAAATTACGATAATGATCCCATTTATCTTGATATTGAGATTCAAGTAAAAATCAATGATAATAGGATGCAGAAAAAATCATTAAAACTTATGTATTCTGATGAAATTACATACAATTGGGTTTATGAAATTACGGGCCCTCGCGGACTATTCACCAGAACTCCCATTTATAACGGATGGTATATCCAAAAAAGAGCCTCCTTGTATGGAGATTCAGTCCCAGATCTTTTAAAACTGTAA